The proteins below come from a single Mucilaginibacter mali genomic window:
- a CDS encoding SDR family oxidoreductase, which yields MTATGMLKDDALKGKTIIVTGGGTGLGKAMGTYFLQLGANLVITSRKLDVLKKTATEMEAATGGKVLAVACDVRDYDQVEVMLKQSIDTFGQVDALLNNAAGNFISPTERLSANAFSAVIDIVLKGSANCSLALGKYWIANKMPGNILNIVTTYAFTGSAYVVPSACAKGGVLAMTRSLAVEWGRHGIRTNAIAPGPFPTKGAWERLLPGDMAQKFDFKNRVPLKRVGEHQELANLAAFLVSDFSGYINGEVITIDGGEWLQGAGQFSALEMIPDNMWDAIEMATRSAKS from the coding sequence ATGACAGCTACCGGAATGTTAAAAGATGATGCCCTGAAAGGGAAAACCATTATTGTTACCGGCGGCGGCACGGGTTTGGGGAAGGCCATGGGCACCTACTTTTTGCAACTGGGCGCCAACTTAGTCATTACCAGCCGCAAACTGGATGTGCTGAAAAAAACAGCTACCGAAATGGAAGCTGCTACTGGCGGCAAAGTTTTGGCTGTGGCCTGCGACGTTCGCGACTATGATCAGGTTGAAGTAATGCTGAAACAGTCGATAGATACGTTTGGACAGGTTGATGCCTTATTGAATAACGCCGCGGGTAATTTCATTTCGCCGACTGAAAGATTATCTGCCAATGCTTTCTCAGCCGTGATAGATATCGTTTTAAAAGGTTCGGCTAACTGCTCGCTAGCCTTAGGAAAGTATTGGATCGCTAACAAAATGCCCGGCAATATCCTGAATATCGTTACTACTTATGCCTTCACCGGTTCGGCCTATGTTGTGCCGTCGGCTTGTGCTAAGGGCGGTGTGCTGGCTATGACACGATCGCTGGCTGTAGAGTGGGGCAGGCATGGCATCCGTACCAATGCTATAGCACCGGGGCCGTTTCCAACCAAAGGTGCCTGGGAGCGACTGCTACCCGGCGATATGGCGCAGAAATTTGACTTTAAGAACCGTGTGCCGCTTAAACGTGTAGGCGAACACCAGGAACTGGCTAATTTGGCGGCATTCCTTGTGTCCGATTTTTCGGGCTATATCAATGGTGAGGTAATTACTATAGATGGCGGCGAATGGTTGCAGGGCGCGGGCCAGTTCAGCGCGCTGGAAATGATACCCGACAATATGTGGGATGCCATTGAGATGGCTACCCGTTCGGCTAAATCTTAA
- a CDS encoding enoyl-CoA hydratase/isomerase family protein codes for METIKLTITDRLAVIQLDRGRSNPINHQMVKELVACVQELDSNKDVGGLIITGKENFFSSGIDLIEAYNYDEEQIRAFWTDFMRLPAALASFRKPLVAAISGHSPAGGCVVAICADYRVMADGPYIIGLNEIPVGIIVPDSIFNLYAFWLGKRRAYQYLMEGKLVKAPDALEIGLVDEVTTALNVMSAAEAKMREYMKFSAPTWIRSKQNLRRELVGQLNADQSQTLDAMLKQWWAPATRKGLEMMIQQLKSKNS; via the coding sequence GTCTAATCCCATCAACCACCAGATGGTGAAGGAACTGGTGGCTTGTGTACAGGAATTGGACAGCAATAAAGATGTTGGCGGACTGATCATCACCGGCAAGGAGAACTTTTTCTCGTCAGGTATCGACCTGATTGAAGCCTACAATTACGATGAAGAGCAGATCCGTGCTTTTTGGACAGATTTTATGCGGTTACCCGCGGCATTGGCTTCGTTCAGGAAACCATTGGTGGCCGCTATCAGCGGGCATAGCCCGGCAGGCGGCTGCGTAGTAGCTATCTGTGCCGATTACCGGGTGATGGCTGACGGCCCGTACATCATCGGGTTAAACGAGATCCCAGTTGGTATTATCGTACCCGATAGCATTTTTAACCTGTATGCCTTTTGGCTGGGTAAGCGCCGTGCATATCAATACCTGATGGAAGGTAAACTGGTGAAGGCCCCGGATGCACTGGAAATAGGTTTGGTTGATGAAGTAACAACCGCGCTGAATGTAATGTCGGCTGCCGAAGCTAAAATGCGGGAATATATGAAATTTAGCGCCCCAACGTGGATACGCAGCAAACAAAACCTGCGCCGCGAACTGGTTGGCCAGCTTAATGCCGACCAAAGCCAAACCCTGGATGCCATGCTGAAACAGTGGTGGGCACCTGCCACCCGCAAAGGTTTGGAAATGATGATACAGCAACTCAAATCAAAAAATAGTTAA